Proteins from a genomic interval of Epinephelus fuscoguttatus linkage group LG16, E.fuscoguttatus.final_Chr_v1:
- the LOC125903661 gene encoding protein FAM161A-like → MTAMYRSTSLENKELMALYGDERDDYFVRDEDCTSEEYDQDSECSEDRQGGRCVRRSLSLEIYGLQREQHVYFSNQEYYRRLEELKAAHLRNMAELERMYISQGKERHGEEDDASLGRRQSREERLSISSSGPARKLQRINSQEELDFHDTSSSSDQSELCADSMGELELDNPRKTSGQDRTFGRDFLLSPEEMTTQKQFRFQPKVSCPKPRGRLPRQTGVRSNSKVTVPKPFQMMLREEERKRHKVRTRSEIELENMLLRRELEELQECQKKFRASPAPAHIHLPLYEIISRRTGQRSNRSRSCSNTREARRNQTSAAASASASASPQPFHFLERERRKKEAKIVAELGKLGPKEERQAFKARPMPCAVYGPRHRPNVKTTSHQFLTMCTLEREATDGQSDPNSDLEPDALHSKSNTSPDSCRAQRCLSSKPVKKQIELSIEMVKEREWSCNDALKATACNVYSPLQSADPEDLLSDKSDCISV, encoded by the exons ATGACAGCGATGTACCGATCAACTTCTCTGGAAAACAAGGAATTAATGGCTCTGTATGGAGACGAGAGAGATGATTACTTTGTCAGAGATGAGGACTGCACCAGTGAG GAGTacgatcaggactcagagtgcAGCGAGGACAGACAAGGTGGCAGATGCGTTCGCAGGTCTCTGTCCCTGGAGATCTACGGTCTGCAGAGGGAGCAGCACGTTTACTTCTCCAACCAGGAGTACTACAGGAGGCTGGAGGAGCTGAAGGCTGCTCACCTGAGGAACATGGCCGAGCTGGAGAGGATGTACATCAGCCAGGGCAAAGAGAGGCACGGAGAGGAGGATGACGCCAGTCTGGGGAGaagacagagcagagaggaaaggCTGTCAATCAG cagcagcggccCTGCCAGGAAACTCCAGAGGATCAATTCCCAGGAGGAACTGGACTTCCATGACACATCAAGCAGTTCCGACCAATCAGAGCTCTGTGCGGACAGCATGGGGGAACTGGAGCTGGACAATCCAAGAAAGACTTCTGGCCAGGACCGAACCTTTGGGAG AGACTTCCTGCTGAGCCCTGAAGAAATGACGACCCAGAAGCAGTTTCGATTCCAGCCCAAGGTCTCCTGTCCCAAACCACGGGGAAGACTGCCCCGCCAAACTGGGGTCAGGTCAAACTCCAAGGTCACTGTGCCCAAACCGTTCCAAATGAtgctgagagaggaggagaggaagagacacaaggTGCGGACTCGCTCAGAGATCGAGCTGGAGAACATGCTGCTGAGACGGGAGCTGGAGGAGCTCCAGGAATGCCAGAAAAAGTTCAGGGCATCACCGGCACCGGCGCACATACATCTGCCTCTCTATGAAATTATCAGCCGTCGCACCGGTCAGCGATCAAACCGAAGCAGAAGCTGCAGTAATACCCGTGAGGCCAGGCGTAACCaaacctctgctgctgcttctgcttctgcttctgcttCACCACAGCCTTTCCATTtcctggagagagagaggaggaagaaggaggcgAAGATTGTGGCAGAGCTGGGGAAGCTGGGGCCGAAAGAGGAGCGACAGGCCTTCAAGGCCAGACCCATGCCCTGCGCGGTGTACGGCCCCAGACACAGACCAAACGTCAAGACCACAAGCCACCAGTTTCTAACCATGTGCACACTGGAGAGGGAGGCCACAGATGGCCAGAGCGATCCAAACTCAGACCTGGAGCCGGATGCGCTCCACTCCAAGTCTAACACCTCTCCTGACTCCTGTCGGGCTCAGAGATGTCTGTCGTCCAAGCCAGTGAAGAAGCAGATAGAGCTGTCGATTGAGATGGTGAAGGAGAGGGAGTGGTCCTGCAATGATGCGCTTAAAGCCACCGCGTGCAACGTCTACTCACCTCTGCAGTCAGCTGACCCCGAGGATCTGCTCTCTGACAAGAGTGa